Below is a window of Ananas comosus cultivar F153 unplaced genomic scaffold, ASM154086v1, whole genome shotgun sequence DNA.
TGGCAATTTGGCCCTTTACCCGGTCGCTATTCCCACCGGTAGTGAATACTATGCCTATTGGGCCTCCAATACCCAAAATGCCACGAAATTACAGCTCGTCTTCAACTCATCCGGCTCGCTCTATTACCAGGTTGAAAACGGCAACCAGATCCCCCTCATGACCTTGGCTACCGTATACTCCCCCACCAACTTCTACCAACATGCCACGCTGGATCCAGACGGCGCCTTACGCCTTTATACCtaccccaaaaacaacaacaatagcAAGTCGACTGACACGTGGGCTGTTGTCGGAATGCTACCTATCAACCCATGCCTAACGATCCAGaccgacggcggcggcggtgcgtgCGGGCTTAACGCGTACTGCAACTCCGACGACGATCAATCAAAGCAGCTCGATTGTAAGTGTGTATCAGGATGCAAGTTCGTGGATACAAATCGTCCCTATTTAGGCTGCACACCAAACTTCACCGTGCAAAGCTGCGATGAGTACCAGAGCAGCCAGTACACTTTTAATGAGATACTGAACATGGATTGGCCGGAAGACAGCTACGAGTACTACGCACCGACCGACGAAGACACGTGTCGAGCGTCATGCCTAGCCGACTGCTTCTGCAGTGTGGCCGTCTTTCAGGGGTCAAAATGTTCGAAGAAAAAGATGCCATTATTGAATGGCCGACAAGGGATCAGTGTAGGGGGTAATGCTCTTATCAAAGTGCCTCAAACCAATGCTTCCTTCCTTCCCCATGGATCACAGAATTCGATAACTATGGTGAAGAAGGATCGAAGCACGCTGATTCTCATCATCTCTGCGCTCTTGGGTAGCTCCGGATTCCTCAATATGCTCTTCATAATCGCCATGGCTATCgtctccttctccttctgcaACCGCACAAAAGATAAGAAGAATCAAATAGAGCAGACCATGTTGGGGTCGAACCTAAGAGTCTTCACATACAAAGAATTGGAAGAAGCCACCGACAACTTTCGAGAAGAGCTCGGCAGCGGAGGTTTCGGCATAGTATACNAACCTAAGAGTCTTCACATACAAAGAATTGGAAGAAGCCACCGACAACTTTCGAGAAGAGCTCGGCAGCGGAGGTTTCGGCATAGTATACAAGGGGACCTTAGCCGCGGAATTCCGCATGGCCATTGCCGTGAAGAAGCTGGATCGGGCGGCGGCCAAGGACTCCGAGCAGGAGTTCACGAACGAGGTGCGGTCAATCGCACAAACCCATCACAAAAATCTAGTCAAGCTACTCGGATTCTGCAACGAGGGCAACCATCGAATGCTGGTGTACGAGTAC
It encodes the following:
- the LOC109705352 gene encoding G-type lectin S-receptor-like serine/threonine-protein kinase LECRK2 — its product is MTLATVYSPTNFYQHATLDPDGALRLYTYPKNNNNSKSTDTWAVVGMLPINPCLTIQTDGGGGACGLNAYCNSDDDQSKQLDCKCVSGCKFVDTNRPYLGCTPNFTVQSCDEYQSSQYTFNEILNMDWPEDSYEYYAPTDEDTCRASCLADCFCSVAVFQGSKCSKKKMPLLNGRQGISVGGNALIKVPQTNASFLPHGSQNSITMVKKDRSTLILIISALLGSSGFLNMLFIIAMAIVSFSFCNRTKDKKNQIEQTMLGSNLRVFTYKELEEATDNFREELGSGGFGIVYKGTLAAEFRMAIAVKKLDRAAAKDSEQEFTNEVRSIAQTHHKNLVKLLGFCNEGNHRMLVYEYMSNGSLTSFLFGSTRLEWNKRAQIIMGIARGLSYLHEECTTQIIHCDIKSQNILLNDDFIPKISDFGLAKLLRADQTRTNTAIRGTKGYVAPEWFKNSAVTTKVDVYSFGVLLLEIICCRKNVQTEAATEEAAVLAYWAHDCFRNGRLDLLVDGDEEAMIDVMRVERFVTVAIWCILEEPSLRPSMRKVAQMLEGAVAVPVLPNPSSYISSIV